In Pasteurella dagmatis, the sequence CAAATCTTGATGCCTTTTTACAGGCAATCACAGATAAAACCAAATTGATTTATCTTGCCAACCCAAATAACCCAACAGGATCGTTTCTAAGTGCGGTGGAAATTTCTGAATTTTTAAGCAACGTGCCAGAACAAGTGATCGTCGTATTAGATGAAGCTTATACTGAATTTACGCTACCCGAAGAACGTGTTGATTCTTTTGCTTTGCTGAACAAACACAAAAATTTAGTGATTTGTCGTACGCTTTCTAAAGCTTATGGCTTAGCCGGATTACGCATTGGCTATGCAGTATCTTCCTCTGAAATTGCTGACTTATTCAATCGTGTACGCCAACCATTTAACTGCAATAGCCTTGCATTAGCTGCAGCAACTGCGGTGATTAATGATGATTCATTTATTGCAAAAGTGGCAGAAAACAATCGCCAAGGGCTGAAATTATTAGAAGATTTCTTTACAACCAAAGGCTTAAGCTATATTCCCTCAAAAGGAAACTTTGTGATGCTTGATTTACAGCAGCCAGCTCAACCAATTTATCAAGCGTTATTACATAAAGGCGTGATCGTGCGCCCAATTGCGAGTTATGGTCTACCAAATCATTTGCGAATCAGCATTGGTCTCCCAGAAGAAAACCAACGTTTTATTGATGCGTTATCAGAAATTTTAAAAATTTAACCGCACTTTTGTTGAATAATCGAGGAAATACGAAATTTTATGCAAAATGCCACTTCTATTACTTTAAACCCTATTACACATATTGAAGGCGAAATTCGACTGCCCGGTTCAAAGAGCCTATCCAATCGCGCCTTATTGCTCGCTGCGCTTGCTAATGGCACAACAACAGTAAAAAACTTATTAGACAGCGATGATGTTCGGCATATGTTAAACGCTCTCAAACAATTAGGCGTGAATTATCGACTTTCTGATGATAAATCAGTATGCACTATTGAGGGGCTTGGACGTGCGTTTGAATGGCAAGGCGGCTTAGCATTATTTTTAGGCAATGCCGGCACTGCAATGCGCCCGCTCACTGCCGCACTTTGCTTATCAAATGCAGAAACGGAAGGACAAAATGAAATTATTTTGACGGGTGAACCTCGTATGAAAGAACGTCCAATTCGGCATTTAGTTGATGCGTTATTACAAGCTGGTGCCGATATTCGCTATTTAGAACAAGAAGGCTACCCTCCCCTTGTTATTCGCAATACAGGCCTACAAGGTGGATTAATCAAAATTGACGGTTCAGTTTCATCTCAATTTTTGACCGCACTTTTAATGGCTGCACCAATGGCGAAAACTGATACTGAAATTGAAATCATCGGTGATTTAGTATCGAAACCTTACATTGATATCACATTAAATATGATGAAAATTTTTGGTATCCATGTCGAAAACCAAAATTACCAACGTTTTATAGTCCAAGGAAATCAGCAAT encodes:
- the hisC gene encoding histidinol-phosphate transaminase, with protein sequence MQYINIANEGVKTLLPYQAGKPVEELERELGISNIIKLASNENPFGLPESAKQAIQAELDNLTRYPDSNGFYFKQAVAKKFGLNAEQITLGNGSNDLLELIAHTFANENDEIMFSQYAFIVYPLVTQAINAKKVEIPAKNYGANLDAFLQAITDKTKLIYLANPNNPTGSFLSAVEISEFLSNVPEQVIVVLDEAYTEFTLPEERVDSFALLNKHKNLVICRTLSKAYGLAGLRIGYAVSSSEIADLFNRVRQPFNCNSLALAAATAVINDDSFIAKVAENNRQGLKLLEDFFTTKGLSYIPSKGNFVMLDLQQPAQPIYQALLHKGVIVRPIASYGLPNHLRISIGLPEENQRFIDALSEILKI
- the aroA gene encoding 3-phosphoshikimate 1-carboxyvinyltransferase; protein product: MQNATSITLNPITHIEGEIRLPGSKSLSNRALLLAALANGTTTVKNLLDSDDVRHMLNALKQLGVNYRLSDDKSVCTIEGLGRAFEWQGGLALFLGNAGTAMRPLTAALCLSNAETEGQNEIILTGEPRMKERPIRHLVDALLQAGADIRYLEQEGYPPLVIRNTGLQGGLIKIDGSVSSQFLTALLMAAPMAKTDTEIEIIGDLVSKPYIDITLNMMKIFGIHVENQNYQRFIVQGNQQYQSPNTFLVEGDASSASYFLAAAAIKGKVKVTGVGKNSIQGDRLFANVLEKMGAKITWGEDFIEVEQGELKGIDMDMNHIPDAAMTIATTALFAQGETLIRNIYNWRVKETDRLSAMAKELRKVGAEVEEGEDFIRIQPLALDKFQHAEIETYNDHRMAMCFALVALSNTAVTILDPNCTTKTFPTFFEEFAHLAHNATA